A stretch of Nonomuraea africana DNA encodes these proteins:
- the rodA gene encoding rod shape-determining protein RodA has protein sequence MTDRTLLARRPFTTRAVGAHSAMGRLDWVMLVAVAALCVIGALLVWSSTRTWAAGSTGLVKKHMLNLAIGAVLCGLASMVDHRLLRAWAPLVYLVTLVGLVLVVTPVGTTVNGSHSWIMLGGGFAIQPSEFAKLGLVVILPMLLAQPAEGTDRPRGLDVVLCLLAAVVTMGLVMLQPDLGTTLVLAVITAGALVIGGVRKRWIVLLAFAVVAAGALVWLLDLLEPYQVARFTAFLDPSVDPRGVGYNSTQSLIAIGSGELFGKGLFEGGQTTGRFVPEQHTDFIFTVAGEEFGYLGSVTLVALLGVVLLRGLHIARQCDDRFGALVAGTIVCWLAFQTFVNIGMTVGIMPITGLPLPFVSYGGTSTFANLMAVGLLQAIRIREQSF, from the coding sequence ATGACGGACCGCACGCTCCTCGCCCGCCGTCCCTTCACCACTCGCGCGGTGGGCGCGCACTCGGCCATGGGGCGTCTCGACTGGGTGATGCTGGTGGCCGTCGCCGCGCTGTGCGTGATCGGCGCGCTGCTGGTGTGGTCCTCGACCCGCACCTGGGCGGCCGGGTCCACGGGTCTGGTCAAGAAGCACATGCTCAACCTGGCGATCGGCGCGGTCCTGTGCGGGCTGGCGTCGATGGTCGACCACCGGCTGCTGCGGGCCTGGGCGCCGCTGGTGTACCTGGTGACGCTGGTCGGGCTGGTGCTGGTGGTGACGCCCGTCGGCACCACCGTCAACGGGTCGCACTCGTGGATCATGCTGGGTGGCGGGTTCGCCATCCAGCCGTCGGAGTTCGCCAAGCTCGGCCTGGTGGTGATCCTGCCCATGCTGCTGGCCCAGCCGGCGGAGGGCACCGACCGGCCGCGCGGGCTCGACGTGGTGCTCTGTCTGCTGGCGGCGGTGGTGACCATGGGCCTGGTCATGCTGCAGCCCGACCTCGGCACCACGCTGGTGCTGGCGGTGATCACCGCGGGCGCGCTCGTCATCGGCGGCGTGCGGAAGCGGTGGATCGTGCTGCTGGCCTTCGCCGTGGTGGCCGCCGGGGCGCTGGTGTGGCTGCTCGACCTGCTGGAGCCGTACCAGGTCGCCCGGTTCACCGCCTTCCTCGATCCCAGCGTCGACCCCCGAGGGGTCGGCTACAACAGCACGCAGTCGCTCATCGCGATCGGCTCCGGCGAGCTGTTCGGCAAGGGGCTGTTCGAGGGCGGCCAGACGACCGGCAGGTTCGTCCCCGAGCAGCACACCGACTTCATCTTCACGGTGGCGGGCGAGGAGTTCGGCTATCTCGGCTCCGTCACGCTCGTGGCGCTGCTCGGCGTGGTGCTGCTGCGCGGGCTGCACATCGCCAGGCAGTGCGACGACCGCTTCGGCGCGCTGGTGGCGGGCACGATCGTGTGCTGGCTGGCCTTCCAGACGTTCGTGAACATCGGGATGACGGTCGGGATCATGCCGATCACCGGGCTGCCGCTGCCGTTCGTCTCCTACGGCGGCACCTCCACCTTCGCCAACCTGATGGCCGTCGGGCTGCTGCAGGCGATCCGGATCAGGGAGCAGTCCTTCTAA
- the mreD gene encoding rod shape-determining protein MreD, producing the protein MAVLAVIAALLLQLTVVNRLSLPAGGVPDLVLLVLIGVALSRGPAAGAVIGFSAGVLVDLTPPTAHVLGQYAFVYALIGYLAGRGIGGPVWTVVLCVLAAPLLAAGVAWLIADPRVSSPALALTLPVTTVYSLLLAPVVVWLVAGDRARGVLA; encoded by the coding sequence ATGGCCGTGCTCGCGGTGATCGCCGCCCTGCTGCTCCAGCTGACCGTCGTCAACAGGCTGTCGCTGCCCGCGGGCGGCGTGCCCGACCTGGTGCTGCTGGTCCTGATCGGGGTGGCGCTGTCCAGGGGGCCCGCCGCGGGAGCGGTGATCGGGTTCAGCGCGGGCGTCCTGGTCGACCTGACGCCGCCGACGGCGCACGTGCTCGGGCAGTACGCCTTCGTCTACGCCCTGATCGGCTACCTGGCCGGGCGCGGGATCGGCGGGCCGGTCTGGACCGTCGTGCTCTGCGTGCTGGCGGCTCCGCTGCTGGCCGCCGGGGTGGCCTGGCTGATCGCCGATCCGCGAGTCTCGAGCCCGGCGCTCGCGCTGACGCTGCCCGTCACCACGGTCTACTCCCTGCTGCTGGCGCCCGTGGTCGTCTGGCTGGTGGCGGGGGACAGGGCGCGGGGGGTCCTGGCGTGA
- a CDS encoding rod shape-determining protein codes for MGSKLAFLGRDMAVDLGTANTLVYVRGRGIVLNEPSVVAINTTTGKIVAVGIEAKRMIGRTPGNIVAVRPLKDGVIADFDVTERMLRYFIQRVHKRRHFAKPRIIIAVPSGITGVEQRAVKEAGYQAGARKVYIIEEPMAAAIGAGLPVHEPTGNMVVDIGGGTTEVAIISMGGVVTSQSIRVGGDELDQAVITFAKKEHSLMLGERTAEEIKMAIGSARPSDDEFHAEIRGRDLVSGLPKTIVVSAAEIRKAIEEQVNSIVDAVKTTLDKCPPELSGDLMDRGIALTGGGALLKGLDERLRDETGMPVHLVENPLDSVALGSGKCVEEFEDLSSVLVPEPRH; via the coding sequence ATGGGCAGCAAGCTCGCCTTTCTCGGCCGCGACATGGCGGTCGACCTCGGCACCGCCAACACGTTGGTATACGTGCGTGGCCGCGGAATCGTGCTCAACGAGCCGTCCGTCGTCGCGATCAACACCACCACGGGCAAGATCGTGGCGGTGGGGATCGAGGCCAAGCGCATGATCGGCCGCACGCCGGGCAACATCGTCGCCGTGCGACCACTCAAAGACGGGGTGATCGCCGACTTCGACGTCACCGAACGCATGTTGCGCTACTTCATCCAGCGCGTCCACAAACGCCGTCACTTCGCCAAGCCGCGCATCATCATCGCCGTGCCCAGTGGCATCACCGGCGTCGAGCAGCGCGCGGTGAAGGAGGCCGGCTACCAGGCGGGGGCGCGCAAGGTCTACATCATCGAGGAGCCCATGGCTGCCGCGATCGGCGCCGGGCTGCCCGTGCACGAGCCGACCGGCAACATGGTCGTCGACATCGGCGGCGGCACCACCGAGGTGGCGATCATCTCGATGGGCGGCGTGGTGACCAGCCAGTCGATCAGAGTCGGCGGCGACGAGCTCGATCAGGCGGTGATCACCTTCGCCAAGAAGGAGCACTCCCTGATGCTCGGCGAGCGAACCGCCGAGGAGATCAAGATGGCGATCGGCTCCGCCCGTCCCTCCGACGACGAGTTCCACGCCGAGATCCGCGGGCGCGACCTGGTGAGCGGGTTGCCGAAGACGATCGTGGTGTCCGCCGCGGAGATCAGGAAGGCGATCGAGGAGCAGGTCAACTCCATCGTCGACGCGGTGAAGACCACGCTCGACAAGTGCCCGCCCGAGCTGTCGGGTGACCTCATGGACCGCGGCATCGCCCTGACCGGCGGCGGCGCGCTGCTCAAGGGGCTCGACGAGCGGCTGCGAGACGAGACGGGCATGCCGGTCCACCTGGTGGAGAACCCTCTCGACTCGGTCGCGCTCGGCTCGGGCAAGTGCGTGGAGGAGTTCGAGGACCTCAGCTCCGTGCTCGTCCCGGAACCGCGTCACTGA
- the mrdA gene encoding penicillin-binding protein 2 yields the protein MRTRLVVLHVLVITMLVVLSVRLWQVQMMRGAEFVSAATETRTRAVVVPAVRGQILDASGRPLVRNRTALVVSVDRTELIRMKDGGAAVLKRLSEVLGSPVKLLVRRLTPCGPKVTRPCWPGSPYQPIPIDLKATTREALQILERQEEFPGVTAEVQAVREYPGGKAGAQMLGYLQPVTQDELNRRAGLKAAFSGVDLVGRDGLEAIYDHYLRGTPGLRRVQVDRMGKALGVEQQVAPIPGDTLITSIDARVQKIVEKAVDGAMKKAPKADGAAGVVLDARTGRVVALASAPGYDPAIWTGGISENEYQRLLSERAGKPLISRAIKGEFAPGSTFKVSSVSAMLRAGYPLKGTYSCPGSFMVGSRSFSNFRGIGLGSLTLHTALVRSCDTIFYKAAYEQWLKDGGLRPKTPPKERFANMARAFGFGRPTGIDLPGESPGRIPDRTWKKNLWAATSADNCRRARTGYPEVADKSRAAFLKRLAYENCLEGYLLRPGDAANFSIGQGDVLVTPLQLATAYMALVSDGRLRSPRIGWALVRPGGKVVKHIDVPVTGKLPLSPHERAYIKNALSQVASDGTAAGAFSGFPMNKVKVGGKTGTAEVWGKADTSWFASFAPTARPRFVVVVMVSQGGMGGSTAAPAVREIYEGIYGLKGKPPAMPDTKLPTIRSDGTVAR from the coding sequence ATGCGCACGCGGCTCGTCGTGCTCCACGTGCTGGTCATCACGATGCTCGTGGTGCTGTCCGTACGGCTGTGGCAGGTCCAGATGATGCGCGGCGCCGAGTTCGTCAGCGCCGCGACCGAGACCAGGACGAGAGCCGTCGTCGTGCCCGCCGTGCGCGGGCAGATCCTCGACGCCTCGGGCCGGCCGCTGGTGCGCAACAGGACCGCGCTGGTGGTGTCGGTGGACAGGACCGAGCTCATCAGGATGAAGGACGGCGGCGCGGCCGTGCTCAAGCGGCTGTCGGAGGTGCTCGGCAGCCCGGTCAAGCTGCTGGTGCGGCGTCTCACGCCGTGCGGTCCGAAGGTGACCAGGCCGTGCTGGCCGGGCTCGCCGTACCAGCCGATCCCGATCGACCTGAAGGCCACCACGCGCGAGGCGCTGCAGATCCTGGAGCGCCAGGAGGAGTTCCCCGGCGTGACGGCCGAGGTGCAGGCCGTACGGGAGTACCCGGGAGGGAAGGCCGGCGCGCAGATGCTCGGCTACCTCCAGCCGGTCACCCAGGACGAGCTGAACAGACGCGCGGGCCTGAAGGCCGCCTTCTCCGGTGTCGACCTGGTCGGCCGTGACGGCCTGGAGGCGATCTACGACCACTACCTGCGCGGGACGCCGGGGCTGCGGCGGGTGCAGGTCGACAGGATGGGCAAGGCGCTCGGCGTGGAGCAGCAGGTGGCGCCGATCCCCGGCGACACGCTGATCACCAGTATCGACGCGCGGGTGCAGAAAATCGTGGAGAAGGCCGTGGACGGGGCGATGAAGAAGGCCCCGAAGGCCGACGGCGCCGCGGGCGTCGTGCTCGACGCGCGCACCGGCAGGGTGGTGGCGCTGGCCAGCGCGCCCGGCTACGACCCCGCCATCTGGACAGGGGGCATCTCCGAGAACGAGTACCAGCGCCTGCTGTCGGAGCGCGCGGGCAAGCCGCTGATCTCGCGGGCCATCAAGGGGGAGTTCGCGCCGGGCTCGACGTTCAAGGTGTCGTCGGTGTCGGCGATGCTGCGCGCGGGATATCCGCTGAAGGGCACCTACAGCTGTCCCGGCTCCTTCATGGTCGGCAGCCGGTCGTTCAGCAACTTCCGCGGCATCGGGCTGGGCTCGCTGACGCTGCACACCGCCCTGGTGAGGTCGTGTGACACGATCTTCTACAAGGCCGCCTACGAGCAGTGGCTCAAGGACGGCGGCCTGCGGCCGAAGACGCCGCCGAAGGAGCGCTTCGCCAACATGGCCAGGGCCTTCGGGTTCGGCCGTCCGACGGGCATCGACCTGCCGGGCGAGTCGCCAGGGCGCATCCCCGACCGCACGTGGAAGAAGAACCTGTGGGCGGCCACGAGCGCCGACAACTGCCGCAGGGCGCGCACCGGCTACCCGGAGGTCGCCGACAAGTCTCGAGCCGCCTTCCTCAAGCGGCTGGCCTACGAGAACTGCCTGGAGGGCTACCTGCTGCGTCCGGGTGACGCGGCCAACTTCTCCATCGGGCAGGGCGACGTGCTGGTCACGCCGCTGCAGCTGGCCACCGCCTACATGGCGCTGGTCAGCGACGGCAGGCTGCGCAGCCCCAGGATCGGATGGGCGCTGGTACGGCCGGGCGGCAAGGTGGTCAAGCACATCGACGTCCCCGTCACGGGGAAGCTGCCGCTGAGCCCGCACGAGCGGGCCTACATCAAGAACGCCCTCAGCCAGGTGGCCTCCGACGGCACCGCGGCGGGCGCGTTCTCGGGGTTCCCGATGAACAAGGTGAAGGTCGGCGGCAAGACCGGCACCGCCGAGGTGTGGGGCAAGGCGGACACCTCCTGGTTCGCCTCGTTCGCGCCGACCGCCAGGCCGCGGTTCGTCGTCGTGGTGATGGTGTCGCAGGGCGGCATGGGCGGGTCCACGGCGGCGCCCGCCGTGCGGGAGATCTACGAGGGCATCTACGGCCTCAAGGGCAAGCCGCCCGCGATGCCCGACACCAAGCTGCCGACGATCAGGAGTGACGGCACGGTGGCGCGATGA
- the mreC gene encoding rod shape-determining protein MreC yields MRDTRRARLILGLLLTVALVVLTVDHRTGQSSPLGPVRGAGASLFGTAEQVVTGITRPVGEFVSAVAGSLGAQRRIEELEAQNAKLRADLATGTLDKARSAELRRLLGSSQRGGFTVVTGSVIARRGHPGFEDAVEIDAGTDDGVRPEMTVLNADGLVGRVVQASSRTSTVVLLSDPASSAGARLERGNEIGVINGVGEYGRLVRFRLLDSTAQLTPGTRIVSFGSQRGVPYVPGVPIGVIERVEATPGELTRIAYVRPFADLSALDVVGVVVSVPQRDPRDAVLPIKDGKR; encoded by the coding sequence ATGAGGGACACGCGCCGGGCCCGGCTCATTCTCGGCCTGCTGCTCACCGTCGCTCTGGTCGTCCTGACCGTCGACCACCGCACGGGGCAGAGTTCGCCGCTGGGACCCGTGCGCGGGGCGGGGGCGTCGCTGTTCGGCACGGCCGAGCAGGTCGTCACCGGCATCACGCGTCCTGTGGGTGAGTTCGTCAGCGCCGTCGCCGGCTCCCTCGGCGCGCAGCGCAGGATCGAGGAGCTGGAGGCGCAGAACGCGAAGCTCCGCGCCGACCTGGCGACAGGCACCCTCGACAAGGCCCGCTCGGCCGAGCTGCGCAGGCTGCTCGGTAGCTCGCAACGCGGTGGCTTCACGGTCGTCACCGGCAGCGTGATCGCCCGCAGGGGCCATCCGGGGTTCGAGGACGCGGTCGAGATCGACGCCGGCACCGACGACGGGGTGCGGCCCGAGATGACCGTCCTCAACGCCGACGGCCTGGTCGGCAGGGTGGTGCAGGCCTCGTCCAGGACGTCGACCGTGGTGCTGCTGAGCGACCCCGCCTCCTCGGCGGGCGCGCGGCTGGAGAGAGGCAACGAGATCGGCGTGATCAACGGCGTGGGCGAGTACGGCAGGCTGGTGCGCTTCCGGCTGCTCGACTCGACCGCGCAGCTCACGCCCGGCACCCGCATCGTCAGCTTCGGCTCGCAGCGCGGCGTGCCGTACGTGCCGGGGGTGCCGATCGGCGTGATCGAGCGGGTGGAGGCGACGCCGGGGGAGCTGACCCGCATCGCCTACGTGCGCCCCTTCGCCGACCTCAGCGCGCTCGACGTGGTGGGCGTCGTGGTGTCCGTGCCCCAGCGCGACCCGCGTGACGCGGTGCTGCCCATCAAGGACGGCAAGCGGTGA